The Thalassotalea sp. HSM 43 genome window below encodes:
- the recA gene encoding recombinase RecA, which translates to MDANKEKALAAALGQIERQFGKGSIMKLGENRSMDVETVSTGSLSLDVALGAGGLPMGRIIEIYGPESSGKTTLTLEVIAEAQRNGKVCAFVDAEHALDPIYAEKLGVNIDDLLVSQPDTGEQALEICDMLTRSGAVDLIVVDSVAALTPKAEIEGDMGDSHMGLQARMLSQAMRKLTGNLKQSNTMMIFINQIRMKIGVMFGNPETTTGGNALKFYASVRLDIRRIGAVKEGDQITGNETRVKVVKNKIAPPFKQAEFQIMYGEGINNIGELIDLGVQHKLVEKAGAWYSCNGERIGQGKANACKFLKENTAMAKDLDAKLRAMLLTTVKDSEEEAVEVE; encoded by the coding sequence ATGGATGCGAATAAAGAAAAGGCGTTAGCCGCAGCATTAGGCCAAATCGAACGTCAATTCGGTAAAGGTTCAATCATGAAATTAGGTGAGAACCGCAGCATGGACGTTGAAACAGTATCGACTGGTTCATTATCGTTAGACGTTGCATTAGGTGCTGGCGGTTTACCTATGGGTCGTATCATTGAAATCTACGGTCCAGAATCAAGTGGTAAAACCACATTAACGCTAGAAGTTATTGCTGAAGCACAACGCAACGGCAAAGTCTGTGCGTTTGTTGATGCTGAGCACGCACTAGACCCTATTTACGCTGAAAAGCTTGGCGTTAATATCGATGACTTACTTGTTTCACAACCAGATACGGGTGAACAAGCGCTAGAGATTTGTGACATGCTGACTCGTTCAGGCGCGGTTGACCTTATCGTGGTTGACTCGGTAGCGGCGTTAACGCCAAAAGCTGAAATCGAAGGTGATATGGGTGATAGTCACATGGGTTTACAAGCTCGTATGCTGTCACAAGCTATGCGTAAACTTACCGGTAACTTGAAACAATCAAACACCATGATGATTTTCATTAACCAAATCCGTATGAAGATTGGTGTAATGTTCGGTAACCCAGAAACGACGACCGGTGGTAACGCACTAAAATTCTACGCGTCAGTACGTTTAGATATTCGTCGTATCGGTGCGGTAAAAGAGGGTGACCAAATTACCGGTAACGAAACGCGTGTTAAGGTTGTTAAAAACAAAATTGCACCACCATTCAAACAAGCTGAGTTCCAAATCATGTACGGTGAAGGTATCAACAACATTGGTGAGTTGATTGACCTAGGTGTACAACATAAGCTGGTTGAAAAAGCCGGTGCTTGGTATAGCTGTAACGGTGAACGTATTGGTCAAGGTAAAGCTAATGCATGTAAATTCTTGAAAGAAAACACCGCAATGGCAAAAGATCTTGATGCTAAGTTACGCGCTATGTTGTTAACGACAGTTAAGGACAGTGAAGAAGAAGCGGTTGAAGTTGAATAA
- a CDS encoding alpha/beta hydrolase family protein, with product MKKFITLFLFMFIGAQASAADLEELAKYAKKPMYTSAKISPDGKHLAVRTYHEGEYVLAFMETESKKLVFTLIMGGKESVGNYHWVNNERVVVSLLTETGALGVEALTGRLFAINYDGSRREPIFSNNHNGDVGSTSKRKTFSGYGTVVDTLDGDDDNILIMVRPWLRARHQEQRAPELVRLNVYTGAQKRIMKSPGRGNRFWLDHDKEVRFAKGTVGYDDTLLYYREPGGEWGDFPFDIDVDFAKDKVDVYGFSADNNKLYYTLFDDGDNGTLYSYNFKKKKSSKVFKSETAVISRMLYDRDRVPYGIKIDEDYSNYLMFTKKVPLANVHQILYKSFKGDSVDITSTTQDGSTVVVLTHGDRNPGTFYLYDTVENKAKFLFKSYEWLETKELSAMEPFRFKARDGVELLGYISLPNNIDGKNLPLVVMPHGGPRARDYWGYDSHVQTLTSNGFAVLQVNFRGSDGFGENFMHMGDKKWGTEIQYDIIDATKWAVNSGIADANKLCIYGWSFGAYSALQSSIVEPDLYKCSIAAAGIFELEAAYDRGDIPDSAYGADYLNEAISDDEKTLRSQSPYYNLDKLKTPVLLIHGSEDDRTPIEHAEDLASRLEDMDRKVETLFVDDEYHGFRIESNRVKANKKVIDFLNQHIGG from the coding sequence ATGAAGAAGTTTATTACCCTATTCTTGTTTATGTTCATAGGAGCACAGGCATCGGCAGCCGATCTAGAAGAGCTTGCTAAGTATGCCAAAAAGCCTATGTACACCTCCGCAAAAATATCTCCAGATGGAAAACACTTGGCCGTTAGAACCTATCATGAAGGCGAATATGTATTGGCATTTATGGAAACAGAATCCAAAAAGCTGGTATTTACCTTAATCATGGGTGGTAAAGAAAGTGTCGGTAATTACCACTGGGTGAATAACGAGCGCGTCGTCGTCTCGCTATTGACTGAGACCGGTGCGTTAGGCGTAGAGGCTCTGACAGGTCGTTTATTTGCCATAAACTACGATGGTAGTAGACGTGAACCTATCTTCTCAAATAATCATAACGGTGACGTTGGTTCAACATCAAAGCGTAAAACCTTCAGTGGTTACGGTACGGTCGTTGATACTCTAGATGGCGACGACGATAACATCTTAATCATGGTTCGCCCTTGGTTAAGAGCAAGACATCAAGAACAACGTGCACCAGAGTTAGTTCGTCTTAACGTTTATACCGGTGCGCAAAAACGCATTATGAAATCACCAGGTCGTGGTAATAGATTCTGGCTTGATCACGATAAAGAAGTTCGTTTTGCCAAAGGCACGGTCGGTTATGACGATACGTTGCTTTATTACCGCGAACCTGGCGGTGAATGGGGCGATTTCCCATTTGATATCGATGTGGATTTTGCCAAAGACAAAGTCGACGTCTACGGTTTTAGCGCAGACAATAACAAGCTTTACTACACCCTCTTTGATGATGGCGACAACGGTACCTTGTACTCGTATAACTTTAAAAAGAAAAAATCTAGTAAGGTTTTTAAAAGTGAGACCGCCGTTATAAGCCGTATGCTTTATGACAGAGACCGCGTACCTTACGGCATTAAAATTGATGAAGATTATTCAAATTACCTAATGTTTACTAAAAAAGTACCATTAGCCAATGTTCATCAAATTCTTTATAAGTCTTTCAAAGGTGACTCTGTTGATATCACGAGTACCACACAAGACGGTTCAACCGTCGTTGTATTAACACACGGCGATAGAAACCCTGGTACCTTCTATTTATACGATACGGTTGAAAACAAAGCGAAGTTCTTGTTCAAGAGCTATGAGTGGTTGGAGACAAAAGAACTATCGGCAATGGAACCGTTTAGGTTTAAAGCAAGAGATGGTGTTGAATTACTAGGCTATATTAGCTTGCCGAATAATATTGACGGTAAAAACTTACCATTGGTGGTTATGCCACACGGTGGCCCAAGAGCACGAGACTATTGGGGTTATGATTCTCACGTACAAACCCTAACCTCTAACGGTTTTGCCGTATTACAAGTTAACTTTAGAGGGTCAGACGGTTTCGGCGAAAACTTCATGCACATGGGTGATAAAAAATGGGGTACCGAAATTCAATATGACATCATCGATGCGACAAAGTGGGCTGTAAATAGCGGTATCGCAGATGCCAACAAACTGTGTATCTACGGTTGGAGTTTTGGCGCTTACTCGGCGCTACAAAGCTCTATAGTGGAACCGGACTTGTATAAGTGTTCTATTGCAGCAGCTGGTATCTTTGAACTAGAAGCGGCTTATGATCGAGGTGACATTCCTGACTCAGCCTATGGTGCAGATTATCTAAATGAAGCGATCAGTGATGATGAGAAAACATTACGTAGCCAATCGCCATATTACAATTTAGACAAACTGAAAACACCAGTGCTATTAATTCATGGTTCTGAAGATGATCGCACACCAATCGAGCATGCTGAAGATTTAGCCAGTCGATTAGAAGATATGGATCGTAAAGTGGAAACCTTGTTTGTGGATGATGAATACCATGGTTTTAGAATCGAATCTAACCGTGTTAAAGCAAACAAAAAAGTCATCGACTTTCTTAATCAACACATTGGTGGTTAA
- the metA gene encoding homoserine O-acetyltransferase MetA, with protein MPIKIPDQLPALAVLANENIFVMSENRAINQDIRPMQVAILNLMPNKIETEVQILRMLSNTPLQINVDLVRLHLNESKNTPKAHMDAFYVLFEDIKHKKYDGLIVTGAPLGQLDYQQVTYWPKIEEVFAWADANVTSTMYSCWAAHAALYYHYGLQRELREQKLSGVYLHQTLDDLEPLTRGFDEEFKVPHSRYGEVPIADYHSIDGLNVLAESHQAGVYLSASDDKKHVFVTGHPEYDASTLKDEYQRDISAGIDAFVPVNYFINNDFEQKPSNSWRSHGCLLFSNWLNYYVYQITPYELNN; from the coding sequence ATGCCAATAAAGATACCGGATCAGTTGCCAGCGTTAGCGGTACTGGCCAATGAAAACATTTTTGTGATGTCGGAGAACCGAGCGATAAACCAAGATATTCGCCCGATGCAGGTTGCTATTCTCAATTTGATGCCAAATAAGATAGAAACCGAAGTGCAAATATTGCGCATGCTTTCTAATACACCACTACAGATCAATGTTGATTTAGTGCGGTTGCATTTAAACGAGTCGAAGAATACGCCTAAGGCACACATGGATGCGTTTTACGTATTGTTTGAAGACATTAAACACAAAAAATATGATGGTTTAATTGTCACAGGGGCACCACTTGGCCAGCTCGATTATCAACAAGTGACGTATTGGCCCAAAATCGAAGAGGTATTCGCGTGGGCGGATGCCAATGTGACGTCGACTATGTATTCATGCTGGGCGGCTCATGCGGCGTTGTATTACCATTATGGCTTGCAACGTGAGTTGAGAGAGCAGAAGTTATCCGGGGTCTATTTGCATCAAACGCTTGACGATTTAGAGCCGCTAACACGCGGCTTTGATGAAGAATTTAAAGTACCACATTCTCGATATGGTGAAGTGCCAATAGCAGATTATCATTCTATTGATGGCTTGAATGTGCTTGCCGAATCGCACCAAGCCGGTGTCTATTTATCCGCCAGTGATGATAAAAAACATGTATTTGTTACTGGCCACCCGGAGTATGATGCAAGTACCTTAAAGGATGAATATCAACGAGACATCAGCGCGGGTATCGATGCCTTTGTTCCAGTTAACTATTTTATCAATAATGATTTCGAGCAAAAGCCAAGCAATAGTTGGCGCAGCCATGGCTGTTTATTGTTTAGTAACTGGCTAAACTACTATGTATACCAAATTACCCCATACGAACTTAATAATTAA
- the metH gene encoding methionine synthase yields MKSATSILLEQQLAQRILVLDGAMGTMIQQHKFEESDYRGERFADWHCDVKGNNDLLVLSQPEVIADIHRQYLLAGADIIETNSFNSTTIAMADYDMESLSREINLVSAQIARRVADEVTAQQPHKPRFVAGVLGPTNRTCSISPDVNNPAFRNVSFNELAEAYVESTEALIEGGADIIMIETIFDTLNAKAAIFAIEEVFAKRGQRLPIMISGTITDASGRTLSGQTTEAFYNSMRHANPISFGLNCALGPVELRQYVEELSNISDYAVSAHPNAGLPNAFGEYDFTVEDMNAHIKEWAESGFLNIVGGCCGTTPEHIKGIADTVANIKPRPISPRKTACRLSGLEALTIDQDSLFVNVGERTNVTGSAIFRRLITEEKYDEAISVALQQVENGAQIIDINMDEGMLDSQGAMVKFLNLIAGEPDIAKVPIMLDSSKWEIIEAGLQCIQGKGIVNSISLKEGEQIFRHQAELIRRYGAAVIIMAFDEVGQADTKQRKVEICTRAYNILVNELNFPPEDIIFDPNIFAIATGIEEHNNYAVDFIEATKVIKDTLPYAMVSGGVSNVSFSFRGNNPVREAIHASFLYHAIKNGMDMGIVNAGQLAIYQDIPENLLKAVEDVVQNSDDGATERLLDVAEEFRGQAGSKTNVVDLAWRELPVKERLQHALVKGINEFIVEDTEQARVEASRPLDVIEGPLMDGMNVVGDLFGEGQMFLPQVVKSARVMKQAVAHLQPYIEAEKTEASTNGKVLLATVKGDVHDIGKNIVGVVLQCNNYQVIDLGVMVSCDKILQVARDENVDIIGLSGLITPSLDEMVHVAKEMQRLDFDLPLLIGGATTSKAHTAVKIEQQYQHPVVYVPNASRSVSVVNSLLTPELKGDLVAKINKEYETVRARHNKKGPRSDLSTFDEAKANKFALSFDHYTPRKPNKTGVTVLDNLDLNEVRKYIDWTPFFLTWQLSGKYPKILEHELIGEEARKLFADANAMIDQVIADKKLQAKAVIGLFPAASIGEDIEVYSDDDKNHRLTTLRNLRQQTKKKAGQYNRCLGDYIASKDSAIDDYIGAFAVSSGFGADELVAEYDAKHDTYNSILLKAVADRLAEASAEYLHERVRKEFWGYASDENFDNEALIRESYQGIRPAPGYPACPEHTEKRTLWELLDVETNIGMELTSSFAMWPGAAVSGWYFAHPDSKYFAVAKIDKQQAQSYADRKSMSLTEAEKWLAPNLDYGQ; encoded by the coding sequence GTGAAATCAGCAACCAGCATTTTATTAGAGCAACAATTAGCACAGCGTATCTTAGTTTTGGACGGTGCCATGGGCACGATGATCCAACAGCATAAGTTTGAAGAAAGTGATTATCGCGGTGAGCGTTTTGCCGATTGGCACTGTGACGTAAAAGGTAATAACGATTTATTGGTACTTAGCCAACCTGAAGTTATTGCTGATATTCATCGCCAGTATTTATTGGCCGGTGCCGATATTATTGAGACCAATAGCTTTAACTCAACCACCATCGCTATGGCGGATTACGACATGGAGTCGTTAAGTCGTGAGATCAACTTGGTATCAGCACAGATAGCAAGACGTGTAGCGGATGAAGTGACAGCGCAGCAGCCTCATAAACCTCGCTTTGTTGCCGGTGTGTTAGGGCCTACTAACCGTACCTGTTCAATTTCTCCTGATGTCAACAATCCGGCATTTCGTAACGTCTCATTCAATGAGTTGGCCGAGGCGTATGTAGAGTCGACCGAAGCATTGATTGAGGGTGGCGCCGATATCATTATGATAGAAACCATCTTTGATACCCTGAATGCCAAGGCGGCCATTTTTGCCATTGAAGAAGTGTTTGCCAAACGTGGTCAGCGACTACCAATAATGATATCAGGAACCATCACCGATGCATCGGGTCGCACCCTGTCGGGACAAACGACCGAAGCATTTTACAATTCTATGCGTCATGCCAATCCGATATCGTTTGGTCTTAACTGTGCGCTCGGTCCCGTTGAGCTGCGTCAATATGTTGAAGAGTTAAGTAATATCTCTGATTACGCGGTCAGTGCCCATCCAAATGCCGGTTTGCCTAATGCTTTCGGTGAATATGACTTCACCGTTGAGGACATGAACGCGCACATCAAAGAATGGGCCGAGTCTGGCTTTTTAAATATTGTAGGTGGCTGTTGTGGTACCACGCCTGAGCACATTAAAGGCATCGCGGATACCGTAGCAAACATCAAACCACGACCTATTTCGCCTCGTAAAACGGCGTGTCGATTATCAGGTTTAGAAGCATTAACCATTGATCAAGACAGTTTGTTCGTAAACGTAGGTGAGCGCACCAACGTCACCGGCTCGGCGATTTTTAGACGCCTGATTACCGAAGAAAAGTACGACGAAGCGATTTCGGTTGCTTTACAACAAGTTGAGAATGGCGCTCAAATCATCGATATCAATATGGATGAAGGCATGCTCGATAGTCAGGGCGCCATGGTTAAGTTTTTGAACTTAATTGCCGGTGAGCCTGATATTGCTAAAGTGCCTATCATGTTGGACTCGTCTAAATGGGAAATCATTGAAGCCGGGTTGCAGTGTATTCAAGGTAAAGGCATCGTTAATTCCATTTCATTAAAAGAAGGCGAGCAAATATTCCGCCACCAAGCGGAGCTTATTCGTCGTTACGGTGCGGCGGTTATTATCATGGCCTTTGATGAAGTTGGTCAGGCGGATACGAAACAACGCAAAGTGGAAATTTGTACTCGAGCCTACAATATTTTGGTTAATGAACTGAACTTTCCGCCGGAAGATATTATTTTCGATCCCAATATTTTCGCCATTGCCACAGGTATCGAAGAGCATAATAACTACGCTGTCGATTTCATTGAAGCAACCAAAGTTATCAAAGACACCTTGCCTTATGCCATGGTGTCTGGTGGTGTATCTAATGTGTCTTTCTCGTTTCGTGGTAATAACCCGGTGCGAGAGGCGATTCATGCGTCGTTTTTATATCATGCCATTAAAAATGGTATGGACATGGGGATTGTTAACGCTGGCCAATTAGCCATATATCAAGACATTCCTGAAAACCTATTAAAGGCGGTTGAAGACGTTGTTCAAAACAGTGATGACGGCGCAACCGAGCGCTTGCTTGATGTCGCCGAGGAGTTTCGCGGTCAAGCTGGCAGCAAAACCAATGTGGTTGATTTAGCATGGCGTGAATTGCCCGTTAAAGAACGTTTGCAGCATGCCTTAGTCAAAGGCATTAATGAGTTTATCGTCGAAGATACCGAACAAGCTCGTGTTGAAGCGAGCAGACCATTGGACGTTATCGAAGGGCCATTGATGGATGGCATGAACGTAGTAGGCGATTTATTTGGTGAAGGGCAAATGTTCCTACCGCAGGTGGTAAAATCCGCTCGTGTTATGAAACAAGCTGTTGCCCACTTGCAACCGTATATTGAAGCCGAAAAAACCGAAGCCTCAACCAATGGTAAAGTGCTGTTAGCCACCGTTAAAGGCGATGTGCACGATATTGGTAAAAACATCGTCGGTGTGGTGTTGCAATGCAATAATTACCAGGTTATCGACTTAGGGGTGATGGTGTCCTGCGATAAGATATTGCAGGTAGCAAGAGATGAAAACGTCGATATAATCGGTCTTTCTGGCTTGATCACACCAAGCTTAGATGAAATGGTTCACGTTGCTAAAGAGATGCAGCGTCTCGACTTTGACTTACCTTTATTGATCGGTGGCGCAACGACATCTAAAGCCCATACTGCCGTTAAAATAGAGCAGCAATATCAACATCCTGTGGTCTATGTGCCAAATGCATCTCGCTCGGTATCCGTGGTTAACTCCTTGCTGACACCAGAATTGAAAGGCGATCTGGTCGCTAAAATCAACAAAGAATACGAAACCGTACGTGCACGCCACAATAAAAAAGGGCCGCGCAGCGATTTGTCGACCTTTGATGAGGCGAAAGCCAACAAATTTGCCTTATCTTTCGACCACTACACTCCACGCAAACCAAACAAAACCGGTGTCACGGTTTTAGATAATCTCGATTTAAATGAAGTCAGAAAGTACATCGACTGGACACCGTTTTTCTTAACTTGGCAATTGTCTGGCAAGTACCCGAAAATTCTTGAACATGAGCTTATCGGCGAAGAAGCAAGAAAGCTGTTCGCCGATGCAAATGCGATGATAGATCAGGTTATTGCCGATAAGAAGCTGCAAGCCAAGGCGGTTATTGGTTTGTTTCCAGCAGCCAGTATCGGTGAAGATATAGAAGTATATAGTGATGATGACAAAAACCATCGATTGACTACATTGCGCAACCTTCGTCAACAAACGAAAAAGAAAGCAGGGCAATATAACCGTTGTTTAGGTGATTATATTGCCAGTAAAGACAGCGCTATTGACGATTACATTGGTGCCTTTGCGGTGTCTTCTGGCTTTGGTGCGGATGAGTTGGTGGCTGAATATGATGCTAAGCACGATACGTACAATTCCATTTTATTAAAAGCAGTGGCAGATCGTTTAGCTGAAGCATCAGCCGAATATTTGCACGAACGTGTGCGCAAAGAGTTTTGGGGTTATGCCAGCGATGAAAACTTTGATAACGAAGCGCTTATTCGCGAATCGTATCAAGGCATACGCCCTGCGCCGGGCTATCCCGCTTGTCCAGAACATACCGAAAAACGTACCTTATGGGAGTTGCTCGATGTTGAGACCAATATCGGTATGGAGCTGACCTCTAGTTTTGCCATGTGGCCGGGTGCTGCGGTGAGCGGTTGGTACTTTGCCCACCCAGACAGTAAATATTTTGCTGTCGCGAAAATCGACAAGCAACAAGCACAAAGTTATGCCGATAGAAAATCGATGAGCTTAACAGAGGCGGAAAAGTGGCTAGCGCCTAACTTGGATTACGGGCAGTAA
- a CDS encoding S41 family peptidase: MKLKKSIALCLMAFASATTAADNKLGYFSAPSIHDNSVVFTAEGDLWHTYTNVGTAKRLTTHESEETMASISPDGQSIAYIANYQGTFEAYTMPINGGQPKRLTFENARVRVQGWSHDGEVIYATTSGFGPANYWTLKTVNPNTLKTTELPLSDAIEGAVSSDGKYLFFTRFGLQVTGDNSRVYRGGAQGQIWRWALNSKQEATPLTKDHMASVREPMVYKDKVIFISDISGSDNLWSMDFDGNNKQQLTKHQDWEIRLASNQGNQVVYQLGADIHQFNLDNSTDKTLDISLVSDFAERQERWENKPMKYFNNAAIAGKAKKVVITARGKLAVAGLNNTRLVEIDTPAQSRTRSAVLSVDGKYVYAINDASGENEIWRFAADGSGQGKQLTKDGGSFRWNLYPSPNGNYLAHDDRDGNLWLLNLKTQKNQKIAENGGGFSAFDSVTWSADSKLIAFAGSHVDRQRSSIRLYSLAGDKEQFLTSDKYEAFSPTFSADGKWLYFISNRHFSSNPRSPWGDRNMGPAFDKRGQIFAYALTKDDKFPFSKPTELDKVNGSKNKDAKDDNKDSKKQSKSVSINWDGITDKLYQVPVANNNYSSLAASKKGLYVLESAGSAKNIKYIKFDNIEPKPETFAGGVLGYQLAANGEQILFAKRAKDVMETYIVDANAKAPKDLKKSKINSNHWQMAFSPADEWQQMFQDAWLMHREFLFDANMRGLDWAATKKKYQPLVDRITARSELNDIFAQMMGELNALHSQVRGGDVPVDKDSAKGSTLGARFGEVKNGVLIDDIYDGDKDLPAFAAPLAKAEVNAAEGDVITHINNKKVNSLVEMHQALRNQAKKQVLLTLERNGKTHKTVVVPTSARTDAALRYLDWVDHNRNKVASSNSDIGYLHMNAMTANDINSFAREFYANFDKDALIIDVRRNRGGNIDSWIIEKLLRQAWMFWQERNSAPYTNMQQTFRGHLVVLTDQLTYSDGETFSAGIKSLGLAPLIGKQTSGAGVWLTGRNRLTDNGMARVAELPQYSLQGEWVVEGTGVSPDIEVDNLPYATFMGSDAQLDAGIEYLLNKLKSEPIKPLSAKPMAKQGPAADINKIN, encoded by the coding sequence ATGAAATTGAAAAAATCAATCGCCCTATGTTTGATGGCATTCGCCTCAGCCACTACCGCAGCCGACAATAAACTAGGCTATTTCAGCGCACCGAGCATCCATGATAATTCTGTGGTTTTTACTGCCGAAGGTGATTTATGGCACACCTATACCAATGTAGGAACAGCCAAACGTTTAACCACTCACGAAAGTGAAGAGACCATGGCCAGCATTTCCCCTGATGGCCAGTCTATTGCGTACATTGCCAATTACCAAGGAACGTTTGAAGCCTACACAATGCCAATCAATGGTGGTCAACCAAAACGGTTGACCTTTGAAAATGCGCGCGTTCGTGTACAAGGTTGGAGTCACGATGGCGAAGTGATTTATGCCACCACATCAGGTTTTGGCCCTGCCAATTATTGGACCCTTAAAACCGTTAATCCAAACACCTTAAAAACCACCGAACTGCCATTGTCTGATGCCATTGAAGGTGCGGTGAGCAGCGATGGTAAATATCTATTTTTTACCCGTTTTGGTTTGCAAGTAACTGGCGACAACTCACGAGTCTACCGAGGTGGTGCACAAGGTCAAATCTGGCGTTGGGCATTAAACTCGAAACAAGAAGCCACACCGTTGACCAAAGATCATATGGCATCGGTACGCGAGCCTATGGTGTATAAAGACAAAGTTATCTTTATCTCCGACATCAGTGGCAGTGATAACTTGTGGTCAATGGACTTTGATGGCAATAACAAACAACAACTGACCAAACATCAAGATTGGGAGATTCGCCTCGCCTCAAATCAGGGCAACCAAGTTGTCTATCAATTAGGTGCGGATATCCATCAGTTTAATCTGGATAACAGCACTGACAAAACCTTAGATATTTCTCTTGTATCAGATTTTGCCGAGCGCCAAGAGCGCTGGGAAAACAAGCCGATGAAGTACTTTAATAACGCCGCCATTGCAGGCAAGGCTAAAAAAGTCGTTATTACCGCTCGTGGCAAACTGGCGGTGGCTGGCTTAAATAATACGCGTTTGGTTGAAATCGATACGCCAGCGCAAAGTCGCACGCGTTCCGCAGTTTTATCCGTTGATGGCAAATACGTTTACGCCATTAATGATGCCAGCGGCGAAAACGAAATCTGGCGCTTTGCCGCTGATGGCTCTGGCCAAGGCAAACAATTAACCAAAGACGGTGGTAGCTTTCGTTGGAATCTTTACCCATCACCAAATGGTAACTATTTAGCCCATGATGACCGTGATGGTAACTTGTGGTTGCTTAACCTGAAAACACAAAAGAACCAAAAAATAGCGGAAAATGGCGGCGGTTTTAGCGCCTTTGATTCGGTCACCTGGTCTGCAGATAGTAAGCTAATTGCCTTTGCTGGCAGTCATGTTGATCGTCAACGCTCAAGCATACGCTTGTATTCACTGGCGGGCGATAAAGAGCAATTTCTTACTTCCGATAAATACGAAGCTTTCTCGCCGACCTTCTCAGCTGATGGTAAATGGTTGTACTTTATTTCCAACAGACACTTTAGCTCTAATCCGCGTTCACCATGGGGTGATCGTAATATGGGACCAGCGTTTGATAAGCGCGGACAAATATTCGCCTACGCCTTAACCAAGGATGACAAATTCCCATTTAGCAAACCAACGGAATTAGACAAGGTTAATGGCAGCAAAAACAAAGATGCTAAAGACGACAACAAAGACAGCAAAAAACAAAGCAAGAGTGTCAGCATCAACTGGGACGGCATAACCGATAAGTTGTATCAAGTGCCTGTCGCGAACAATAATTACTCGTCACTTGCGGCAAGTAAAAAAGGCTTGTATGTACTAGAGAGCGCCGGTTCGGCGAAAAACATTAAGTACATTAAGTTTGACAACATCGAGCCGAAGCCTGAAACCTTTGCTGGCGGTGTACTTGGATATCAACTGGCTGCTAATGGTGAACAAATCTTGTTTGCCAAGCGTGCAAAAGATGTGATGGAAACATACATCGTTGATGCCAATGCCAAAGCCCCTAAAGACCTGAAAAAATCGAAAATAAACTCGAATCACTGGCAAATGGCGTTCTCTCCAGCGGATGAGTGGCAACAAATGTTTCAGGATGCATGGCTAATGCACCGAGAGTTTTTGTTTGATGCCAATATGCGCGGTCTAGACTGGGCAGCAACCAAGAAAAAGTATCAACCATTAGTTGACCGCATTACCGCACGTAGTGAATTAAATGATATTTTTGCGCAAATGATGGGCGAGTTAAACGCTTTGCACTCACAAGTGCGTGGCGGCGATGTGCCAGTCGATAAAGACTCCGCCAAAGGCAGTACCTTAGGTGCTCGTTTTGGTGAAGTGAAAAACGGTGTATTGATTGACGACATTTACGATGGCGATAAAGACTTACCAGCCTTTGCCGCACCGCTTGCCAAGGCTGAAGTAAATGCCGCTGAAGGGGATGTCATTACCCACATCAACAATAAAAAAGTGAATAGCTTGGTTGAGATGCACCAAGCGTTGCGTAACCAGGCGAAAAAACAAGTACTGCTGACACTAGAGCGTAACGGTAAGACGCACAAAACAGTCGTGGTGCCAACTTCGGCGCGCACGGATGCCGCTCTGCGCTATCTTGATTGGGTTGATCACAATCGTAATAAAGTTGCTAGCAGCAACAGTGATATCGGTTACCTGCATATGAATGCGATGACCGCCAATGATATCAACAGTTTTGCTCGTGAGTTTTATGCTAATTTTGATAAAGACGCCTTGATCATTGATGTGCGTCGCAACCGAGGTGGTAACATTGACAGTTGGATTATTGAAAAGCTACTACGTCAAGCGTGGATGTTTTGGCAAGAGCGCAATAGTGCTCCTTACACAAATATGCAGCAAACATTCCGCGGTCACCTTGTCGTGCTAACCGATCAGTTAACCTACTCTGACGGTGAAACCTTTTCAGCGGGCATTAAATCACTAGGGCTTGCACCGCTTATTGGTAAACAAACCTCTGGTGCTGGTGTATGGCTAACCGGTCGTAACCGTTTAACCGACAATGGTATGGCTCGTGTTGCCGAACTGCCACAATACTCACTGCAAGGTGAATGGGTTGTTGAGGGAACGGGTGTATCACCTGATATTGAAGTGGATAACCTGCCATATGCAACGTTTATGGGCAGTGACGCTCAACTAGATGCTGGTATCGAATACTTATTGAACAAGCTTAAAAGCGAACCAATTAAGCCGCTTAGTGCCAAGCCTATGGCAAAACAAGGTCCAGCAGCGGATATCAATAAAATTAACTAG